Below is a genomic region from Numenius arquata chromosome 8, bNumArq3.hap1.1, whole genome shotgun sequence.
tttttttttttcaactttcttATCTATTCTCAGATTTCAGGCGGAATATTTATCCTCTGGTGCCTCTCCAGCCCTTTCTGGTTTTTCATACTTTCCCAGTGCTCTCTCAGCCAGCAGGACAGACTTGCAAAACGCTATTTGTTGGTGTGCCGGCACCAACTACTGTTTCATTTTCTGCCACGTGTCTGCCCTTGATATTTAGTTTCACATTTTCTGGAATGAAGCCCTATTGTACAACACCCATCTAAACCCTGAATTAGAGCTACTGGAGTTCCTTCTCTTTCGCACTAGTGTAGCCAGGATCACAATCTGTCTGATATTACAAGTacctaaaatataaaattaacttaAACCAGCACTGATTCTGCCCTCAGAGTACATCAGAAGTCCTGAGACAGCCCTGGAAGCTACATGCAAGCAAAAGGTACAGTATACAGATaccctttttaaactttttttccatctttttgctGTAGCAAGGCCTGGtccagctgctgctgatgggTGATAGCAAAGCATCCATTATCTTCAGCAGGTAAGAAATGGACTCACCCACCTAGAGAGGGCATCACTGTGATGGGGGATGCCCGTGCACAGAGGTTGGCCTTCAATACAGCAGCACGGCTTGATGAGCTAAGTCTAAATAAAACCATCAGGTCACCCAAAGGTGATTTTTCATCCCCCGCATATATTACCGACTACACAACTTGTGCTTGATTTTTCTAGAAGTGAAAAATCTGGTCCTTGCAGCTTTTAAGGAGGTTTTAAAATAGCTATTCTCCCATTTCTGTGGTTTAAATAGAATCATAACCATACTACTTATAGCCTGGAAGAGAGATAGGATGCCAAAATATCAGGCATTTTTAATAgagtaagagaaagaaaacattggcTTGGGTACCAGCAGGATTAGGAAAAAGAAGGCAAGGTTCGAGTTAGAGATCACAGTTCTAGGCCCCTACATAGGAAGCTTCTTAAGTTTTAAGGAAATACGATTCTGCAGAAGTTGGAACGTATACTTGGAACACAATTCCCTGCAACAGCATTGATGCCTTGCCCCTAAGTCTTTGTAGCACAACTCTACCCCATTAGTCTCTGAGATTCATTATGCTATGATCTGATATTCcagaatgaaaatataattagcaCTGATAACCAACTCCTGCTGTGATCTGAAGTTCTTGACAGCTTTCCTTCTGTAGCCAGATGCTTTTTCAAACAGCTTTGGAAATGATCAGTAAGTCTCACTTGGCTTTCAAGATCCCCCATCCGTTGCTGTATTTCTTAGTCCAGCTCCATCTTCCTCCCGCCTCCCTTCTCTGCCACTAGACCCAAAGCTCAAACTGCAAACTTCTCCTTATGCACTTCAAGAAGTGTTGCCTCTCTGGTGTTCAAATTTGAGTTGGGGGTAGAAAGCAAGGACATAAAACCAAACCAGGAGCATCACCTCATTTCATTCCTTGCCTAAATCTGAAGGTGCCACCTCAGCCCTCTTCTGACCTCACTGTCACACGTCTCTTCTGTGCTCCCTTCACAGTCAGGACGATTTCTCAGCTGATGTCTAACAACTTTGGACCACTCCCTATATACTCTCAGAAATACTCTGAGCACAGATGCAGATTTCTTCACGGAAATGGAGCTTATCTCTGTCATTTTGTGTGTGACTGGCTCCAGCACAGCTATGATCGACGTTTGTTAAATGTTACATGATACATCAAAAATAGAGCACATCAGGGACAGCTTCCTCTGAGATGGCTGAAAAGTTGCGTCAGGATCCTGCCATCAGGCTCCCAgttaaaatactttcagaaaagttttggttttttttttttttgtagaacaaTAAAGCAGGTTAGAATGCCATGCTTAATAAATATAAACTGCCCATTAAGAATATAGTTTACAAATGAATTCAGTATTAACCGAGataccatgttaaaaaaaactgCTTTGCCAACTAAAATTAGCGATCCACAATTACGCGCCCTCTTCTATCATTAACAGCAGAGAAATTAGCTAAAACAGAAATTTGCTTTTGGTAGACACAAAGAATTGTACTATTTAAACCTGTTGCCCATCATGAACTTAAGCcttcttaaaaatagctttagTCACTTTTATTGGTATAAACACCTAAATTGAGATCTGACAGCAAATAAGGATTGTGCTTGTCCATAATAACCTCAGCTGTGAAATCTACTCAGACACAAGACATACAACCTTCCACATACACAAGTTATTTGTCAGCAAAGCAGAATGCTGCCATTCTGAAACAATTACATACAGTAAaggttttcaatattttattaaagaaaacagtCAAAATGTACAAGTATTACCCAGGTTTGTAGATAACTTCCTATAAAGGCAGTAAAATATGAATTTCAATCtaggttttaaaaactgctatagttgattatttttaaagttggTATTTTAAAATCACGTGTCACAAATAGTTCTGAAATATTACCAAATGAATAGTGCAACAAGAAAATTGAAATTAGTTCTACACTGTTTGCATGTCAAGCAAAAGTTATAAGTAACTGCTTCAAATACTCAAACCATTTGAGAATGAATGAACCCAACAGCTCCCACCAAAAACTGACTTCTGACCACATTAGGTACATCCTCTTCTTGTTCTTCActtaaaatcaaataataataaatcaacaCCTCTTGAGGTCATCAAAAATAACTTTAGTATAAAATTGTCTTGGCCCTTATCAAATATTACATGAGTAAAATTGTTAAGCCTTTATCAAAACAGACAggaatagggaaagaaaaaaaaatgtcatggcCTTAATCCGTATCTGTTGGAATCATGTCTAGAAACGTTAGAAGCAAGACCAGAAACTCGGagccctgttttgtttttaaaaaccacacaatcacaaagaaaaacagcttCTTACTGCCTAAGGTTTGGGGGTGTTCTGCTCAAGTACCTGTTCCCATAGACAGCAACCTTTTATGTTCTGAGGAGAGCATAagcaaaatatagaaaaataaataaaatagcttcTTACAGCCTAAGGTTTGGGTGCTGGGTGGTGGTTTAGTATGTCCCCCACAGGTCACACTCTCTTGAGATCATATGCAGAAACATGGAAAAGGATatccatctttctttttcagaaagagaaaggctTCCCCCTACatcccaaagctcttgagatCGCAAAGGATGGTGCCCTGGGTGCTCTGGATGCTTTGGCAGCATGGGAAGTGGGCTCGGAGACAGACCCTGAGCTCCTTGTTGAAGATGAAGCAGAGGATGGGGTTGACCCCTGCCTGGGCAAACGTCATCCAGACGGAGGTGGTCAGGTAGAcctgggggatggagctggcCTTAATGAAGACCCGCAAGTAGCAGGCTACAATGTAGGGGGACCAAAGGAGCAGGAAGAGCAAGGTGATCATGTAGAACATCTTGCAGAGCCTTTTCTCCATCTTAAactcctccagcaccagcagcctcttGATCTGGCTGTGGGTGGCCTGCCTTATGCCCACGAGGGTGGGCGGCGTGGGCCCCCTGCCAAAGCCAGCCGTCCAGTTTGCAGCTGCTTGGCCAGTGGCTCCCGGCCCGTGGAAGGTCCAATTCTGGCTGATGGCCGGTACCAGCTGAGCCGGCTTCATCTTGCGGTGGCCGTGGATGAAGAAGAGCAGCTTGATGTAGACCAGGTGGGTGGCGGCGATGACGGCCGCCAGCATGAGCATGAAGCCCAGCGTGTCGTTGGCCTTGACGTAGCGGTGCTCGAAGATGCACTGCTCCTCCTCCCGGATGAACTTGTAGGTGCCCACGTCGAAGACGGGGGGGAAGGCCATGGCCATGGAGAGGGTCCACACCATGCACACCACAGCCAGGCAGGTCCAGCCCGTCATGCGCTTGGCGTAGAAGCGGTGGTGGGCGATGGCCATGTAGCGCGTGACCCCCACGCAGAAGAGCAGGAAGGCGGcgtggaagcagaagagcacgGCCAGGAAGGCCAGCACCTTGCAGCTGAGGGGCCCGTGGGGCCAGGCGGCCCCGCTGCGCACCGACAGCATGACGAAGGGGAAGCAGGCCAGCGAGCGGAGCCCGTCGGCCAGGCAGAGGTCCAGCAGCAGGTAGTAGGGGGCGCGGTGCAGGTGCCGGTCCTTGAGGATGAGCCAGGCGAAGAGCACGTTGCCCGCCAGGCTCACGCAGAGGATCAAGCCCAGGGTGGCCAGCTTCAGCCCGGAGGCGCTCAGCAGGCCGCCGGCGCTGGGCAGGTgcgggctgctgctgctccccagctcgcTGCTGTTCGCCATcgggtccttcctcctcctcctcctccaccaccaccaccacctcctcctcctcctcctcctcggcggcgCCGCGCAGGCGAGGGCCGGGGTCTCAGCGCCGCGGCAGCGCGCCGGGGCCGagggccgcgccgcccgccgcccccatGCCCGCcgccgtcctcctcctcctcctcccgccgccgccccggcgccgcggggcgctgccgccgcgctccccgcggGCCATGCGGCTCCCCCTGCTCCGCGGCCGCGCTAGGGccgcgcccggcgccgccgccgccccatcGGGGATGGGGGATGCGCtgcgaggggaggggaggggagggggggccgaggcacggagcggcgcggagccgcccccctcctcctccgccgcctcctccccttACCGCCGCCGAGCTACCGCCGCTCCTCCGCGCCGGGCGAGGGGCCGGCCGAGCCTGCGCACAGCGGCGGCGGCTCTGCCCAGCTCCCGCCGAGGACAATGGGGTAAAtcccccttcttcccttcccttccctcctcctcctccttccctccgccCTGCCTCCGCCCCCCgcgcagcccggcccctgcggagCGCGGGGCTGAGTCAGGCGCGcagcggcgcggagcggcgcggaggtcCCGCTGCCgcagcggggcgcggagcggagcgggggggatgtagaggcggggggggggtaggATGGGGGGATGCCGAGGTGGGGCTCGGAGGCATCCGGGGTGAGGGCGGGCATCCCTTGCGgcggtggggtgggatggggcgggATGAGATGGGGTAGGGTAGaatggggtgcagtggggtggaATGGGCTGCGATGGGGTGGAATGGGGTGCGATGTCCAGGCACCTCTGCCATCCCGCTGCGGTGTGGCCTCGGAGAGCCCCCATGTCGTCTTCTGGAGGTGGAGGGGTGAAGCCGTTTTTAGCTTATGGAGCTGATGTATGTGTGTGCGTGACACAGGTGTGTACATGCCTATATACACACGTATCGATAGCTACCGCATATATGTATCGATCCAGTACATTAGCAATATACTTGTGTCACATTCATCGATGTGCTTTTGCTAGACTGAGCCATAAATAGCCATTTAACTCTCTCTGCACGCAGGGGAGGCAAGTCCGGTAGTGCCTGTTGCAGTGGAGTGTCCAGGCATGTGGTCCCTTGCTGGGCAGGgaggtttgcagaggaaggaggTTTCCAGCAAGCTCGTGTGGCAAATGTTTCGGTGTGAGCATTGAGGAAAAGCTGCCTCTGGAAGTCGGGAGTCTGACATTTGGGATCTGACTGGGGTTCCTAAGAAGGCAGAATCCAGAGATGGCAAAGTGTGCCTATCGCGCATGGATGCTTTCGGTGGGTCTGCGTTGTGCAGGGGGTTTACCCGCTCCCAGGCTCTGTCACACAGGGCTCACAGAGGGCTGGGGCAGGTTTTTGTGAGCTGGGTAAAAACCTTTGGCCTGACtagcacagagctgctgctggtgcacCCGTACTGTTGGCACGGGTTTATAACGGGCAGTTTAATTAATGTAGGCCCCTGAGACGCAGATCCTTGTCCTCTCTCTCCCACTTTGCCATCCTTGTGTATGTAGGGCAGGGCCTCGCTGTGTGCCTTGTACGGCACGCACCACCGCGTGGCCCTGGGCTCGCTGGAGATGCTAATGCAATTAGCGTACTATTACTGAGTTTCCTTCATGGCCTCTTGTGAAGGACACGTCGTCTGAAATCCTTTTTTTGAGCATTCTATTAAAAGCCCTCAGTAAATTCAGCGTTATTCCAGAAGCGATAGCAATTAAATTGTCTGCATCAGCCCCAAAAGCAGATGTCGGCGGAGCAGCTTCTGGCTGGTTTCAGAAAGTCTCACTGCGTGCGGTGGGGGCCAGGCACCGACCTCGACCGTGTCACCAGGCttccagagcagctctgctgagcttcTGGCATTTAAACAGTGGTGGAACCCAAACGAGACTTTGGCCCAAAGATATGTTGAGGGCAATCTGTATCACACGCAGGACTTAATTTGCCCATGGATCTGGTTTGTATCTGTTAATTTATTGCTAGTGTTAGGAGAGCAAAGAAAtcctgagaggggaaaaaaaagaaaaaagaagtagcaGATAATTGAGGCTGCTTTTTTGCTTCCTACCAGTACATCTGAGCTGTTTTCAGTTCTTAGGTTTCTCATTTGCACCGAAGTTCTACTGTGACAGAGAATTGCCCACGGGTTGTTCAGTGCTTTGTGCAATTTTCAAGGCGTTTCTCACTTTCGTGCAGCGACTCCAGCGCCGGGTGCGCGGTGTCCCCTCGGCAGCCCCGGCAGCGACGTCAGGAGCGGTGTCTTTCTGGAGGAGCCGGGGACACCGTGTACCTCCGCTCGCCGCCGGTACGACACGGGACCGCGTTAACAGACTCTCCCAGGTGGGGTGCCAGCAGCCAAAGCGCTTTGCCAAGCACGAGTACGAGCATCGGTTGTCCTTGGGGGCGCGTGGCTTTTTCGGAGGAGACCTTAGGGCCCGTGTTAGCTCTGTGATCTCTGCCATCAAGCGAGCGAAAGGGAACGACACACCTGCTTCCCTCCTCCGTGCCTGCGGGTAGGGTTTCTCCTCTCCCTGAACGCTCGCCAGCACAGCTGAGCTGGCTCGGGAGCTGCCGTAATTCACTGCTATCTTGCCAGGCCAGCAGCAAATTGCTAGCTCATCTTTCTCCCACCTGtagctggggggaggggggagagccaGCAGGGAACAGTGTTTCATCCATCTTCCCAGGCCTGCTCCCCTCATGGGGCTGCTATAAGTGGTGTGAGCCAGGAATTTGGGGCCGGTTTCCTTGTGGGGCTGGCTGAGAGGTGCGATGCTAAAGGACCAGccaaaaggaagggggaaaataaggggcaggcaggggggtaGCAGTCTGCATACAAGCAGGCTCCCCACCTCCCAAAGGGACTGGCGTGGGGTTAGACCTGCCAGGATAACTCTGCCTGTTAGTTACACCCCAGCCCTTGTTCTGATCTCCCTGCCAGGGGAAGAGCTCCCCACCCCAGCCGGGTGCCCTATTAGTCAGGGCAATGCGTACACCTCAGGGTGCTTCACCTCTTCTTTGCATCAGGCCCAGCAGGTTGAACCAAGTTCCTCTGCCAGGCTCAGTCTCAGTTTGGACATTAGGACAGTGCCACATTTAACACTATTTGACTAAAAAATGAGAAATTGGGTATTTTTTAACCCCTCTGCTGTTGCAGGGCTGCACGAGGAGCTCTTCCAGCCCACAGGGACTGTGGTGCCTGGGGAGGTGTCCACCGTTAAGACATACCGGGTATATGTTGATTTGGGCATAGCCGGACAAAAGCCAGATCCATCGCAGCCGTCGTGGGGAACAGGTAATTTGCAGAGATTGTAATGAGTGTGTTAAGCTATTTCCCTTTCTCACTTCAGTCACTTTCACGAAATGAGTCTAATGAAGAGCTATTCTGTGCTTACAAAATGGTGCTGCACAAGCTAGATGGATTCCTCTGACCTTTCAATGTGCTTTACTTGAATTGGCTGCCTCTTCATGTTCCCCGCTCACTGCCTCGAACGGGAAAGACAGCTGAAATACCGACTCTTACAGAAAATACTGTGGCATATTGCCTTCTTTCCACCAGTCACTGGTGTTCTTCCCGAAGCCTTAGCTATTTATTATCAGCGGTGTTATTTGTGTTCTTGTGTTTGGGAGCTCTGCATAACATTTCTGGAAAGAGAAGCATCCTGTAGCCTTGGTACTACTCTAGTAGAAATCAGTGTTATCTCTGGTGTGACCTAAGAGAAGAAGTAGGAAATGCCTGGACATGCCTGAAGGACAAACCCAGAGCCCCTCCATGGCTGAGATGTCACAGGGAAGCGGGACGGGTGAGACGACTCAGCCAAAACAATTTTGCTGTCAGAGAAAATTCAGGCGAGGAGGGGTTTTCAGGCTTAGTAATCAAGGAGATGGAAAGGTCAGTCTGGAGCAGGAAGGGATATCAGAGGCTTGGGTCGGATGCTAGCACAAGAAAGATTCGGATCCTCCTTCCCAGTTTCCTGCAATTCCCAGACAGCTCTCCGGATGACAGTCATTATTTGTGTTGTCTTTGCACCTAACGGAGTGAGTCAGGGACCAGGGTGCTacgtaagcaaaacaaaaagccatcCCTTTGCCAAGGGAACCTAAAACCCAACTGTGAGAAGGGAGCCGGAGCCGGTATGAACCCTAGAGAAGGGGGAGGATGAACGAAGAGTGAGGCTGCAGCCTTGGGAATGGCATCGGCGTAACCGCAGCCATCACTCATCCCTGCAAAGGGAGGAGAGAGTGCAAGGAGATAATGAGGGAGGTTTGTGGGTGTTTACAATGATCATGATAATTGTGACAGTGGCAGAACAGAAGATGACACATGAAGGTAACGTTTGTGCACCGGCTAACATGAAGACAGTGTGAGAAGTTTTAAGTCTGCAAAATTTACAGTTCTACCCAAAATAACTGCTTTGCACAGGAGTCGTGCTTGCCCTCTGTAACCGGGGTGCAGCCATGGTATGTGCCAGTGAAATGAAGACGGATTTAAACCAAGGCTGGAAAACCTCACCCTACCTCTCGCTCGCAGGGGGTCCTGGTGTCAGGTCGGGGATGGGGCACTGGGGACTGCTATCAGGCTGGGAAGAGCACGGGCAAGCAGAGGCCGGATCTGCGGGCAGCAAAACACTAATGAAGCATTTTTGGATGTGGTT
It encodes:
- the GPR27 gene encoding LOW QUALITY PROTEIN: probable G-protein coupled receptor 27 (The sequence of the model RefSeq protein was modified relative to this genomic sequence to represent the inferred CDS: inserted 1 base in 1 codon; deleted 2 bases in 2 codons); its protein translation is MARGERGGSAPRRRGGGGXEEEEDGGGHGGGGRRGPRPRRAAAALRPRPSLRGAAEEEEEEEVVVVVEEEEEEGPMANSSELGSSSSPHLPSAGGLLSASGLKLATLGLILCVSLAGNVLFAWLILKDRHLHRAPYYLLLDLCLADGLRSLACFPFVMLSVRSGAAWPHGPLSCKVLAFLAVLFCFHAAFLLFCVGVTRYMAIAHHRFYAKRMTGWTCLAVVCMVWTLSMAMAFPPVFDVGTYKFIREEEQCIFEHRYVKANDTLGFMLMLAAVIAATHLVYIKLLFFIHGHRKMKPAQLVPAISQNWTFHGPGATGQAAANWTAGFGRGPTPPTLVGIRQATHSQIKRLLVLEEFKMEKRLCKMFYMITLLFLLLWSPYIVACYLRVFIKASSIPQVYLTTSVWMTFAQAGVNPILCFIFNKELRVCLRAHFPCCQSIQSTQGTILCDLKSFGM